A stretch of Schistocerca americana isolate TAMUIC-IGC-003095 chromosome 3, iqSchAmer2.1, whole genome shotgun sequence DNA encodes these proteins:
- the LOC124605156 gene encoding uncharacterized protein LOC124605156: MSVKEALCIVSKVFEGNKKDLREFIENVDAAFELVKPEEHETLLKFVKAKITGEARSRLQVRERTGTWQEVKHVLEENYASKRTIDYYACKIFQARQGQGEPIAMWASRIDEMQGDFREAVNRVTARENLKGAIELVDSLGRACFIQGLSNDRIQTIVRSRGDEITLAAAVELALQEESAILSMRERGLAPRITYTRNKEAVKNMRESKELRCFNCGLRGHIASKCRKSRPEHRVRAMTGKEFTNFCYGCDRPGHTDMECWVRLTKVHPIDVREFRGNDRETDGGLREWRCPQCNLPGNCGVPCTRVKDVVCFKCKRQGHYAKDCHEGPWHAWRNGRVPVSSKTGKVVQGN; this comes from the coding sequence ATGTCAGTGAAAGAGGCCCTATGTATTGTGTCGAAAGTGTTCGAAGGGAACAAGAAGGATTTAAGAGAATTTATCGAAAATGTAGATGCAGCTTTTGAATTAGTAAAGCCTGAGGAACACGAAACGTTATTGAAGTTCGTGAAAGCAAAGATAACCGGTGAGGCCAGGTCGAGATTGCAGGTGCGTGAACGCACAGGTACGTGGCAAGAGGTGAAACACGTTTTAGAAGAAAATTATGCCAGTAAGCGTACTATAGACTACTACGCATGTAAAATTTTCCAAGCCAGACAGGGACAAGGGGAACCGATAGCAATGTGGGCAAGCAGAATTGATGAAATGCAGGGAGACTTTCGCGAAGCGGTAAACAGAGTtacggccagagaaaacttgaaagGTGCAATAGAACTAGTTGACTCCTTAGGAAGAGCGTGTTTTATACAGGGTTTAAGTAATGACAGAATACAAACAATAGTGAGAAGTAGAGGCGATGAAATCACGTTGGCAGCAGCAGTGGAGTTGGCACTGCAGGAGGAGAGTGCGATATTGTCCATGAGAGAGCGGGGACTAGCCCCGAGGATAACGTATACTCGAAATAAGGAAGCTGTAAAAAACATGAGAGAAAGTAAAGAGTTGAGATGTTTCAATTGTGGGCTGAGAGGTCACATAGCGAGCAAGTGTAGGAAAAGCAGGCCAGAGCATAGAGTACGAGCCATGACAGGTAAAGAATTTACAAACTTTTGCTATGGGTGTGACAGGCCGGGACACACAGACATGGAATGCTGGGTGCGGTTAACGAAAGTTCACCCGATAGATGTAAGGGAATTCAGAGGGAATGATAGAGAAACCGATGGAGGGTTACGAGAGTGGAGATGTCCACAGTGTAATTTACCAGGGAACTGCGGAGTTCCGTGCACAAGAGTAAAAGATGTTGTATGCTTTAAGTGTAAGCGGCAGGGCCACTACGCGAAAGACTGCCACGAAGGGCCCTGGCACGCCTGGAGAAATGGCAGGGTGCCAGTATCGAGCAAAACAGGAAAGGTAGTACAGGGAAACTAA